The Daucus carota subsp. sativus chromosome 2, DH1 v3.0, whole genome shotgun sequence genome includes a window with the following:
- the LOC108203419 gene encoding uncharacterized protein LOC108203419 has protein sequence MTPLINYIEKGELPEDKGKAQRLKAKAAKFFVEGGILFRRTYSAPILKCIGPEESEYCLREVHEGICEDHMSAKSLAYKIIRQGYYWPTIHQDAMGFVKKCKNCQLFSNVPRASPVLPSSVLSPIPFVVWGIDIMGPFPRAKGDLRYLLVSIDYMTKWVEAKAMRTINQQDVIRFMDNILMRFGLPRVLVSDNGPQFIGSDFESYLAERGIKHKKSSVAYPQRNGQVEVTNRILLRGIEKRLEESKSKWPEELPHVLWSYRTSPRTSTGETPFKLAYGTEAMLPIEVGSPSHRTINFDEIANKEGLRTNLDLIDEVRDQAIARMEKYKEKTRDHFSKKSRVRNFQTGDLVLRDTEASDPTNTGKLMPKWEGPYRVKEVLRPGTYKLEHMDGSEVSNTWHGLRLNSINRTKGKKRPWKTATYF, from the coding sequence ATGACCCCCCTGATCAACTACATAGAAAAGGGAGAGTTACCCGAagacaaaggaaaagctcaaagACTAAAGGCTAAAGCAGCAAAGTTTTTCGTAGAAGGCGGGATCCTGTTCCGCCGAACCTACTCAGCCCCGATCCTGAAGTGCATTGGACCTGAAGAATCCGAATACTGTCTAAGGGAAGTCCATGAAGGAATCTGTGAAGACCACATGTCGGCCAAAAGCTTAGCCTACAAGATCATCAGACAAGGGTACTACTGGCCGACTATCCATCAAGATGCTATGGGATTTGTGAAAAAATGCAAGAACTGTCAGTTGTTCAGCAACGTGCCCCGGGCAAGCCCTGTCCTACCTTCCTCAGTATTATCCCCGATCCCCTTTGTTGTATGGGGGATAGACATCATGGGACCCTTCCCCCGGGCTAAGGGAGACCTCAGGTACCTGCTTGTCTCCATTGATTATATGACCAAGTGGGTCGAGGCCAAAGCGATGCGGACAATCAATCAGCAAGACGTCATCCGGTTCATGGATAACATCCTGATGAGGTTCGGGCTACCAAGAGTCCTGGTCTCAGACAACGGACCCCAGTTCATAGGGTCAGATTTCGAAAGTTACCTGGCTGAAAGAGGTATCAAGCATAAAAAGTCTTCAGTCGCCTATCCTCAAAGAAATGGCCAGGTAGAAGTTACCAACCGGATCCTCTTGAGAGGAATTGAAAAAAGGTTAGAAGAAAGCAAGAGCAAATGGCCGGAAGAACTACCACATGTTCTCTGGTCATACCGAACCAGTCCCCGGACAAGCACCGGAGAAACTCCATTCAAGTTAGCCTATGGAACAGAGGCAATGCTTCCAATCGAAGTCGGGTCACCTTCCCATAGAACAATTAACTTTGATGAAATCGCGAATAAGGAGGGACTCCGGACCAACTTGGATTTGATAGATGAGGTCCGAGATCAGGCAATCGCAAGAATGGAAAAATACAAAGAAAAGACCCGGGATCACTTCAGCAAAAAATCCCGGGTTAGGAATTTTCAAACAGGAGACCTGGTCCTACGAGACACCGAAGCCTCAGATCCGACCAACACTGGCAAGCTGATGCCAAAGTGGGAAGGCCCTTACAGGGTCAAAGAAGTCCTAAGGCCGGGTACCTACAAGCTCGAACACATGGACGGATCCGAAGTATCAAACACCTGGCATGGTCTTAGGTTGAATTCTATCAATAGAACGAAGGGGAAGAAAAGACCTTGGAAGACAGCTACGTATTTCTAA